ATCGTCACGCCTTTCGAATTCAATTTGTGAATCGCTTGAAAGACTTCTTCGACCACAATCGGCGCCAAACCAAGTGAAGGCTCATCCATCATAACAAGATCTGGATTTGCCATTAGACTACGCCCTATAGCGAGCATTTGCTGCTCACCTCCCGAAAGAGTTCCACCAGACTGTCTTAGTCTCTCTCTCAGGACTGGGAAAAGTGAAAAGACCATCTCGAAATTCTCCTCTACTTCCGATTTGTCTTTCCTGTTGTAAGCACCCATAAGGAGATTTTCCCTTACGGACAAATTGGAGAAGATCCTTCTTCCCTCAGGTACGAGAGAAATTCCTCGCCTTGCAGTTCTGGCGGCTCCGAGCCTGTTTATGTTGATACCTCTGAAAGAAACGCTTCCTCCGGATGGTCTAATCAATCCGCTAATAGCTCCCAAGGTAGTACTCTTCCCTGCCCCATTAGAACCTATAATTGTCACAATGCTCCCCTCTTCAACGGAAAGGCTGATTCCTTTAACTGCCTTGATTACTCCATAGGAAACCTGTAGTTCATCAACGCTAAGAATTTCATTTTCCAACGGTTACCCACTCCCTACCCAGATAGGCTTCGATAACCCTCACATCCTTTTGAACAAAGGCAGGGTCTCCTTCACTTATTGTCCTACCATGGTCTAGCACCATTATCCTTTCACAAAGACCCATAACTAGTTTCATGTCGTGTTCTATAAGCAAAATCGTGAGACCAAAATCATCTCGAATTCTCCTGATCGTCTTAACTAGACTTGCAGTTTCTGAAGGATTCATTCCGGCAGCAGGCTCGTCGAGAAGCAAGAGGACGGAACCGGTAGCCATTGCTCTTGCAATCTCAAGGAGCCTTTGTGAACCATACGGGAGGGAGCTGGACTTTTCATCTGAATGCTTTTCAATGCCGAACACACTTAGCAGATCAAGCGCCTTGGCTTTCATTTCGTTTTCCCTTTCTGCATAGCCTATCCGAGAGACGCTCCTTAATAACCAGCTCAAAGCTGCCCCGTTGCTGGCTATCGTGTGATGCTGAGAAACCATGACGTTCTCAAGAACGGTAAGATCCTTGAAGAGCCTAATATTCTGAAAGGTCCTGGCAATGCCAGTTCTAGTTATCCTATCTGGCGGCAGGCCGGTTATCTCACTCTCTTCGAACAGTATCCGACCATTTGTTGGCGTATAATGGCCAGTAACCATGTTAAAAACCGTTGTCTTGCCTGCTCCATTTGGACCGATAAGTCCGAAGATCTCGCCTTCCTCTACACGCAGGCTAACTTCTTCCACTGCTGTTAGCCCTCCAAACTTCATCGTCGTATTGTCCAGCGTTAATAGGCTCATCTCTTATCTCCCCTTCTGAAAAGAGATACAAGACCTTCCCAGGAGAACTCTTTCCTCCCCATCAACCCTCTGGGCCAGAAGATCATAATTATTACAAAGAGGCCTGAGAAAACAAGCATTCTCATTCCACTCATCCCCATGATTTTGAAGCCAAATAGATTCATAGGACCTTCGAGGAATCTCAGCCACTCACTCAAGAATGCAAATAGCGCACCCCCGATAATCGCTCCCGTTATACTTCCCAAACCACCCAGCACTATCATGATAAGTACGTTGAATGTGAGAAGAATCCCAAAAGTGTTTGTCCTTGGATCGATTGTACTGAGCCAGTGTCCGTACAGAGAACCAGAAATGCCTGCAAAGAAACCGCCTACCACAAAGGCCATTAGCTGGTGCTTAAAGACGTTTATTCCCATTGCCTGAGCTGCAACTCTATCTTCTCTTATCGCCCTCAGTGCCCTGCCAAAAGAACTGTAAGAAAGGCTCATTACACAGGCAACAGTAACCAGCAACCAGCCCCAAGCCCACCACACATTTGTGTGATCTGGTAGTGCCTTTAGCCCGAGGGCTCCGTTAGTTATCGAATTGAGATTCAAAGCAAAAATTCTAATTATCTCTGAAAAGCCGAGTGTCGCAATTGCGAAGTAATCACCCGTCAATCTCAGTGACGGCCATCCAATCAAGAAAGCGAATGTCGCCGCAACCAGCCCAGCAATTAAAGTCGCCCAGAAAAAGGGAATTTGAATCGAATTAAGAGGCCAAATCAGCTTCTCGATGAGGAACGTCATCTCCTTCTGCTTGGGAGATAGCGTCAGTAGCGCTGAAGTGTATGCACCTAGAGCTATGAATCCGGCATGTCCCAGTGAAAAGACTCCAGATATGCCGTTTACGAGCGTGAGACTGACAGCCATTATTCCGTAGACCCCAATAAGTGTAATTATTCTCGAATAGTAGCTGTTCAACAGTTCTTGAGATAAAAAAAGAAGAAGCGCAATCAAAGGAAGTGCGATCAACGTCAGTGAAGTCTTCGTCCGTTGCTTCATCAAATCACACCTTCACTGCTTCCTGTTTACCCAGTAAACCGGAAGGTTTAAGTGAGAGAATTATTATCAAAATAAAGAACGCAAAGGCATCTCTGTAACCCGCTGCGCTCGGCATTATCCCGACCATCATCACTTCGGTGATCCCAAGTATCAGACCTCCGAGTACTGCTCCAGGTACAGATCCTATCCCACCAAAGACAGCGGCAACAAAGGCTTTCATTCCAGGTATAAAACCCATGTAAGGCCATACCTGCGGATACCTGATAGCCCAAAGTATACCACCAATAGCTGCAAGTGCCGAACCCAGAGCAAATGTCATTCCAATCACACGATCGACATTCACTCCCATAAGCGATGTTGTCTGAATATCAAGAGAAACTGCCCTCATCGCCATTCCGACCTTGGTCTTGAAAATGAACCACCACAAAAAGACAAGCGCGATTGCAGCAACGATAAGTGTTATGAGAGAGATTACGGGAAATCTTATACCTCCGATTATTACCTCTCTGCCATACTTTACCTCCATCTCGCCGCCTATGATAATCATTTCGTTTAGCGATTGGGGAAAAACCGTGCGGAAAGATCTCGGAATACCGGAGAATACAACTACCGCAAGGCTTTCAAGAAAGAAAGAGACACCGATAGCCGTTATAAGCGCAGATATTCTCGGGGCACTTCTTATTGGCTTGTAAGCAATCCTGTCAACTGTAAATCCAAGCAAAGCAGCGCAAGCTATGGCAAAAATTGCCGCCAGATACCACGGAAGCTGAGCAAGTGTCACAAAGAAGAGAGCGAAGTAAACGGCCATCATGAAGATGTCGCCATGAGCGAAATTTATCAGTCTTAGAATCCCGTAAACCATCGTATAACCTATCGCAATCAGAGCATATAGGGAACCAAGGCTAAGACCATTAATGAAATTCTGTAGGAGAGTCTTAGGGTCCAAGCTCACACCTCCGGCCGATTTAGAGAATAAAGGGGAGGACGGGGCTCATTCGAGCCCCGTCTTCTTTACGGATTGATCGTTGTATCGTAGACGAACTTACCGTTTTCAATCTTTACAATCGCAACAGATTTAATCGCATCACCGTTTTCATCGATTGTGATTATCCCCGTCACGGCAGGAAAATCCTTTGTCTCTCTTACTGCCTTAGCTATCGCTTCTCGATCTGTGCTCCCCGCACGTTCTATTGCGTCCCTGACGACCAGATATGTGTCAAACCCGAGGGCGGTGAATGTTCCCGGCGCTTCACCGTACTTGGCAGTGTAGGCTTGCACAAAGAGCTTTGCATTCTCTGTCAACGCAGGACTTCCT
This is a stretch of genomic DNA from Mesotoga infera. It encodes these proteins:
- a CDS encoding ABC transporter ATP-binding protein, with protein sequence MENEILSVDELQVSYGVIKAVKGISLSVEEGSIVTIIGSNGAGKSTTLGAISGLIRPSGGSVSFRGININRLGAARTARRGISLVPEGRRIFSNLSVRENLLMGAYNRKDKSEVEENFEMVFSLFPVLRERLRQSGGTLSGGEQQMLAIGRSLMANPDLVMMDEPSLGLAPIVVEEVFQAIHKLNSKGVTILLVEQNAAKALEISEYAYVLETGKITLEGPAKELLESEEVRKVYLGI
- a CDS encoding branched-chain amino acid ABC transporter permease — its product is MKQRTKTSLTLIALPLIALLLFLSQELLNSYYSRIITLIGVYGIMAVSLTLVNGISGVFSLGHAGFIALGAYTSALLTLSPKQKEMTFLIEKLIWPLNSIQIPFFWATLIAGLVAATFAFLIGWPSLRLTGDYFAIATLGFSEIIRIFALNLNSITNGALGLKALPDHTNVWWAWGWLLVTVACVMSLSYSSFGRALRAIREDRVAAQAMGINVFKHQLMAFVVGGFFAGISGSLYGHWLSTIDPRTNTFGILLTFNVLIMIVLGGLGSITGAIIGGALFAFLSEWLRFLEGPMNLFGFKIMGMSGMRMLVFSGLFVIIMIFWPRGLMGRKEFSWEGLVSLFRRGDKR
- a CDS encoding branched-chain amino acid ABC transporter permease; this translates as MDPKTLLQNFINGLSLGSLYALIAIGYTMVYGILRLINFAHGDIFMMAVYFALFFVTLAQLPWYLAAIFAIACAALLGFTVDRIAYKPIRSAPRISALITAIGVSFFLESLAVVVFSGIPRSFRTVFPQSLNEMIIIGGEMEVKYGREVIIGGIRFPVISLITLIVAAIALVFLWWFIFKTKVGMAMRAVSLDIQTTSLMGVNVDRVIGMTFALGSALAAIGGILWAIRYPQVWPYMGFIPGMKAFVAAVFGGIGSVPGAVLGGLILGITEVMMVGIMPSAAGYRDAFAFFILIIILSLKPSGLLGKQEAVKV
- a CDS encoding ABC transporter ATP-binding protein, producing MSLLTLDNTTMKFGGLTAVEEVSLRVEEGEIFGLIGPNGAGKTTVFNMVTGHYTPTNGRILFEESEITGLPPDRITRTGIARTFQNIRLFKDLTVLENVMVSQHHTIASNGAALSWLLRSVSRIGYAERENEMKAKALDLLSVFGIEKHSDEKSSSLPYGSQRLLEIARAMATGSVLLLLDEPAAGMNPSETASLVKTIRRIRDDFGLTILLIEHDMKLVMGLCERIMVLDHGRTISEGDPAFVQKDVRVIEAYLGREWVTVGK